One Leptospiraceae bacterium genomic window carries:
- a CDS encoding helix-turn-helix transcriptional regulator, translating to MVSNEIKSKVQSRKEREFIKRGEEILETAKSLFKKQNPALVSMDMIANEVGIGRGTLYLHYKGKDELMMRIVLNRHINC from the coding sequence TTGGTCTCAAATGAAATCAAATCAAAAGTGCAATCCCGCAAAGAAAGAGAATTTATTAAGCGGGGAGAAGAGATTTTAGAAACAGCTAAATCCCTATTTAAAAAACAAAATCCAGCTCTAGTCAGTATGGATATGATTGCAAATGAAGTAGGAATCGGAAGAGGCACACTCTATTTGCATTACAAGGGCAAAGATGAACTCATGATGCGAATTGTTTTAAATCGTCATATCAATTGTTAA